A section of the Micromonas commoda chromosome 14, complete sequence genome encodes:
- a CDS encoding endonuclease/exonuclease/phosphatase (contains BRCT, F-box and exo_endo_phos domains. The breast cancer susceptibility gene contains at its C-terminus two copies of a conserved domain that was named BRCT for BRCA1 C-terminus) — protein sequence MSSDELRSWVVALHAPRAVHKFRLKAWAGFLRERGCVVVVPAKDLRRRATHVLLVDPPCAEEDDPRFAAYLASMPASCVAGAGGGTPPTILRQEWMYDSIRQKRALPTGPYALGSAATRTPLADVQPAPRASNPRTRAHPNDDDASAKPPAVPPAPTRGDDGWGGEILRAANDARDETRRLTFAAAGEPGQGVGGVEAGTLRGCLAAECDAAASSAASHAPWEGASTRGDFARFRREGYPGFVGATNVVEDEIERRLGARWDAREAERVAGEDAAWAAAAAAKAGTRARARAGVGSGPEESSRPGGFGRRTLLLDLPDGVLGEVMERLCLRDALNAGATCRRLLDVAFGRRVRRRRQRRRREGGIGHENAGDGDDDAEFVLGGSARDPPPWPDRSGGVRQHACLRVMTWNLKNNDPDPAARFANQPGANERGGGWHWHVRCPIVARSVQRDAPHVLCLQEDLGCMASELMCAREMREEGYDATEYRCYPPPVRSLRDADAAARARRVLLSPSETDPLCAGDAIDETIANALREGARWEQNSVWWRDDAFEAMDAGQFEWLDGRTRARFRGLSVLGTVPGTVPRSEHGGVPGSVVTFTWVLLRLKGDERGCGMAKGVTRSIDKRIVACSTHVEAGHDWNDDVPAKRNSAICVRACVRRIQDLHGRDVPIVVGGDFNMQKIQQHYRLLTGAGAGISRGLSNVSGNLSSGTANRATGKGGGGGGGGGGSPADAPDASPPRKQREWDLDEERADRASELVDVFDCLDADNPIARFDRKHRGVRSGGHAGTTWHGWEGPAHAEMISNTIAKHCKHNAQLGWWDPGELGDGPGDGGFHSFKRRRGWGRDDQPGVGGGHGGAVGGARGGGSTARVLGAVGHQRHIDHVFVARGDGVRDDTRADVQCRARCVRAYVRVDTNSETFRRRGESRCACGAYAVGGPMSETCACHDVDGVWASDHFPVVADLRLSWSADEGEPVRRFRSRRPHTP from the coding sequence ATGTCGAGCGACGAGCTTCGATCGTgggtcgtcgcgctccacgccccgcgcgccgtccacaAGTTCCGGCTCAAGGCGTGGGCGGggttcctccgcgagcgcgggtgcgtcgtcgtcgtcccggccAAGGATCTcaggcgccgcgcgacgcacgtgcTCCTCGTGGACCCCCCgtgcgcggaggaggacgacccgaggttcgcggcgtACCTCGCGTCCATGCCCGCAtcgtgcgtcgcgggcgccggcggcgggaccccACCGACGATCCTGCGGCAGGAGTGGATGTACGACAGCATCAGACAAAAGCGCGCGCTGCCGACGGGCCCGTACGCGctcggatccgccgcgaccaggacgccgctcgcggacgtccaacccgccccgcgcgcatccAATCCCCGTACGCGCGCGCatccgaacgacgacgacgcgagcgcgaagccgccagctgtgccgccggcgccgacgcgaggggaCGACGGATGGGGGGGCGagatcctccgcgccgcgaacgacgcgagggacgagaCGAGGCGCCTgaccttcgccgccgccggcgagcccggccagggcgtcggcggcgtggaggcggGCACGCTCCGCGggtgcctcgccgccgagtgcgacgcggcggcgtcgtccgcggcgtcgcacgcgccgtgGGAGGGAGCGTCCACGCGAGGCGACTTCGCGAGGTTCCGACGCGAGGGATACCCCGGATTCGTCGGCGCAAccaacgtcgtcgaggacgagatcGAGCGACGCCTGGGCGCGCGATGGGACGCTCGAgaggccgagcgcgtcgcgggagaggacgcggcgtgggcggcggcggcggcggcgaaggcggggacgcgggcgcgggcgagagccggcgtcgggtcggGACCCGAGgaatcgtcgcgcccgggagGATTCGGCCGACGGACGCTCCTCCTGGACCTCCCCGACggcgtgctcggcgaggtgaTGGAGCGCCTgtgcctccgcgacgcgctcaacgcgggggcgacgtgcCGGCGCCTCTTGGACGTCGCgttcgggcggcgcgtgcggcggcggcggcaaaggcggcggcgggaggggggGATCGGGCACGAaaacgccggcgacggcgacgacgacgcggaatTCGTACTCGGCGGAtccgcgcgggacccgccgccttggcccgACCGctccggcggcgttcgccaaCACGCGTGCCTCCGGGTGATGACGTGGAACCTCAAGAACAACGACccggaccccgccgcccggttCGCCAACCAgcccggcgcgaacgagcgcgggggcggttgGCACTGGCACGTGCGGTGCCCGATAGTCGCGAGATCCGTGCAGAGGGACGCGCCGCACGTGCTGTGCCTCCAGGAGGACCTCGGGTGCATGGCGTCCGAGCTGATGTGCGCGAGGGAGATGCGCGAGGAAGGGTACGACGCCACGGAGTACAGGTGctacccgccgccggtgaggtcgttgagggacgcggacgccgccgcaagGGCTCGGCGCGTGCTGCTCTCCCCGTCGGAGACTGATCCGCTttgcgccggcgacgcgatcgatgAGACGATCGCGAACGCGCTTCGTGAGGGCGCGAGGTGGGAGCAGAACAGCGTGTGGTggcgggacgacgcgttcgaggcgatggacgcgggtCAGTTTGAGTGGCTCGACGGCAGGACCAGGGCTCGATTCCGCGGGTTAAGCGTGCTCGGAACCGTGCCCGGAACCGTGCCCAGAAGCGAGCACGGAGGCGTGCCCGGAAGCGTCGTCACGTTCACGTGGGTGCTCCTGAGGCTCAAGGGTGACGAACGCGGTTGCGGTATGGCCAAAGGGGTGACGCGTTCGATCGACAAACGGATCGTCGCGTGCTCGACGCACGTCGAGGCTGGCCACGACTGGAACGACGACGTGCCGGCGAAGCGAAACAGCGCCATCTGCGTCCGAGCGTGCGTGCGAAGGATCCAGGACCTTcacggccgcgacgtcccgatcgtcgtcggcggcgatttCAACATGCAGAAGATTCAGCAGCACTACAGGCTcctgacgggcgcgggggcggggataTCTCGGGGTTTGTCGAACGTCTCGGGAAATTTGTCATCGGGGACGGCCAATCGCGCCACCgggaagggcggcggcggcggcggcggcggcgggggatctcccgcggacgcccccgacgcttCCCCGCCTCGTAAGCAGCGCGAGTgggacctcgacgaggagcgcgcggatcgTGCTTCggagctcgtggacgtcTTCGACTGCCTCGACGCTGATAACCCGATCGCCCGTTTCGATCGTAAGCACCGCGGGGTTCGATCCGGCGGTCACGCCGGCACGACGTGGCACGGTTGGGAGGGacccgcgcacgcggagaTGATCTCGAACACGATCGCGAAGCACTGCAAGCACAACGCGCAGCTGGGGTGGTGGGAtcccggcgagctcggggacgGGCCGGGTGACGGCGGTTTTCATTCTTTcaagcgccggcgcgggtggggtcgcgacgaccaaccgggcgtcggcggcggacacggcggtgccgtcggcggcgcgcgcggaggaggttcCACGGCCAGGGTTCTGGGCGCGGTGGGCCACCAGCGGCACATAGACCACGTCTTCGTCGCCagaggcgacggcgtgcgcgacgacACCCGAGCCGACGTGCAGTGTCGAGCTCGTTGCGTTCGAGCGTACGTCCGCGTCGATACCAACTCGGAGACGTttcggcggcgtggggagtcgaggtgcgcgtgcggcgcgtaCGCCGTGGGCGGGCCGATGAGCGAGACGTGCGCGTgtcacgacgtcgacggggtTTGGGCGAGCGATCACTTCCCGGTGGTGGCGGACCTTCGGCTGTCGTGGtcggcggacgagggcgagccCGTTCGGCGTTttcggtcgcggcgcccgcacACGCCTTGA